Proteins from a genomic interval of Rhodothermales bacterium:
- a CDS encoding DUF4837 family protein produces MIRTLVLLMVVAFGLGCEALDIRPRAVGKEGEIVVVTDSASWNGELGDALRTELAPYIGTLPAPERMFELRRLGLVSQRSIDLVKKQKNVIFAAPISDTLSLESRYMRSTLASDALEAVEEGTVAVVGRTDEWAQGQQVYYVIGPDVETIAGAVRANSDGMLHAFNTMTRLRMQRSMFEKGRQFEVEERLMNDHAFAVNAQHDYVVAMDTTNFVWMRRIVSSDSWRSFFVWYTDDLSPADLNPEWALAVRDRLTQAYVQGNLGGYVTVDDRRPLESQNIDFLGRFGYEVRGLWHMVGPDDSGRIVQYGMGGPFVLYAFYDEVSGRTYVMDGMVFAPGFSKREFLRQMEVIAYTFRTENDLNAPASELEPLPAPAAEAPVP; encoded by the coding sequence ATGATTCGCACGCTCGTTCTTCTGATGGTGGTCGCCTTCGGCCTGGGTTGCGAGGCGCTAGACATTCGCCCGCGTGCCGTGGGCAAGGAAGGTGAGATTGTGGTCGTCACGGACTCGGCCAGCTGGAACGGCGAGCTGGGCGATGCCCTGCGCACCGAGTTGGCTCCCTACATCGGCACGCTTCCGGCCCCGGAGCGCATGTTCGAACTGCGGCGGCTGGGACTGGTGTCGCAGCGCTCGATCGACCTCGTAAAGAAGCAGAAGAATGTGATCTTCGCTGCTCCGATTTCCGACACGTTGTCGCTGGAATCGCGGTATATGCGCAGCACGCTGGCGAGCGATGCGCTGGAGGCCGTGGAGGAGGGCACAGTGGCCGTTGTCGGCCGCACCGACGAGTGGGCGCAGGGACAGCAGGTCTACTACGTGATTGGACCGGACGTGGAGACGATTGCCGGGGCCGTGCGCGCGAACTCGGACGGCATGCTGCACGCGTTCAATACCATGACGCGGCTGCGCATGCAGCGCTCGATGTTCGAGAAAGGACGGCAGTTCGAGGTCGAGGAGCGCTTGATGAACGACCACGCTTTCGCCGTGAATGCCCAGCACGACTACGTGGTGGCCATGGACACGACGAACTTCGTCTGGATGCGGCGCATTGTCAGTTCTGACTCCTGGCGCAGTTTCTTTGTCTGGTACACGGATGATTTGAGCCCGGCGGACCTGAACCCGGAGTGGGCGTTGGCCGTGCGGGACCGACTCACGCAGGCCTATGTGCAGGGCAATCTGGGTGGCTATGTGACGGTGGACGACCGCCGCCCGCTGGAAAGCCAGAACATCGACTTCCTGGGCCGATTCGGCTATGAAGTGCGCGGCCTGTGGCACATGGTCGGCCCGGATGACTCCGGTCGCATCGTGCAGTATGGCATGGGTGGTCCCTTTGTGCTGTATGCCTTCTACGACGAGGTCAGCGGACGCACCTATGTGATGGACGGGATGGTCTTTGCGCCCGGCTTCTCCAAGCGCGAATTCCTCCGGCAGATGGAGGTGATTGCCTACACGTTCAGGACGGAGAACGATCTCAACGCGCCGGCCTCCGAGTTGGAACCGCTGCCCGCCCCTGCGGCAGAGGCCCCTGTCCCGTGA
- a CDS encoding tryptophan synthase subunit alpha, which translates to MASRITERIRRTNAAGKRAMGIFVTSGFPRPEVTVEVLRAIDAGDADFIELGMPFSDPLAEGLPIQRSSEMALAAGASMKSTLEAARAFRAESDTPLLLMGYLNPVLRFGLSNFFDTAASCGVDGLILPDLPPSERALVSEHADRVGMDIVHLIAPNTPEDRVRQVDSLSGGFVYAVSITGLTGTGHGQREAVNAYLKRSRELVTRNPLLVGFGISSHEAAMELSAHTDGFIVGSAVIRLVEEVYGDESLDAGERQGRIARFVRGLKHGQV; encoded by the coding sequence ATGGCCTCACGCATTACCGAGCGCATCCGCCGCACCAACGCGGCCGGCAAGAGGGCCATGGGCATCTTTGTGACCAGTGGCTTCCCGCGGCCGGAGGTCACGGTCGAGGTCCTGCGGGCCATCGACGCGGGCGATGCGGACTTCATTGAGTTGGGCATGCCGTTCAGCGATCCGCTGGCGGAGGGATTGCCCATTCAGCGGTCGAGCGAAATGGCGCTGGCTGCGGGCGCATCGATGAAGTCCACCCTTGAGGCGGCGCGCGCATTCAGGGCCGAAAGCGATACGCCGTTGCTCCTTATGGGGTATCTGAACCCGGTGCTGCGCTTTGGACTGAGCAACTTTTTCGACACTGCGGCCTCTTGTGGAGTAGACGGGCTGATCTTGCCTGACCTCCCTCCTTCCGAACGGGCGCTGGTGTCGGAGCATGCCGATCGCGTCGGCATGGACATCGTGCACCTCATCGCGCCCAATACGCCGGAGGACCGGGTCAGGCAGGTGGACAGCCTGTCCGGCGGATTCGTGTACGCCGTGTCCATTACCGGGCTGACCGGCACGGGCCACGGACAGCGCGAGGCCGTCAACGCATACCTGAAACGATCCCGTGAGCTCGTGACCCGGAATCCGCTGCTTGTAGGCTTCGGCATCTCCTCCCATGAGGCGGCCATGGAGCTCTCCGCCCACACGGACGGATTCATCGTGGGTTCTGCCGTGATCCGGCTTGTGGAAGAGGTCTACGGCGATGAGTCGCTGGACGCCGGGGAGCGGCAGGGCCGCATCGCCCGGTTCGTCCGCGGACTGAAGCACGGCCAGGTCTGA
- the trpB gene encoding tryptophan synthase subunit beta — translation MMETVPTSTGRFGDYGGVFVPEILVPVVEELVEAYDAARQDDAFQQELDGLLHDYVGRPTPLSFADRLTDALGGPKIYLKREDLCHTGAHKINNTIGQILLARRMGKTRIIAETGAGQHGVATATVCAKFGMQCVVYMGAEDIERQNLNVLRMRLLGAEVRPATSGSQTLKDATNEAIRDWVTNPHDTFYIIGSVVGPHPYPMLVRDFHRVIGIETREQLEQAEGRLPDALVACVGGGSNAMGLFHPFLDDASVRIYGVEAAGEGLDGRHAATLTKGAPGVLHGALSYLLQDADGQVELAHSVSAGLDYPGVGPEHAYLKDSGRVTYVSATDEQALEGVRLLSRTEGIIPALETAHAIAFLPELARQMTADEIVVLNCSGRGDKDMGTIAKYL, via the coding sequence ATGATGGAAACCGTACCTACTTCAACCGGCCGATTCGGCGACTACGGCGGCGTGTTCGTGCCCGAGATCCTGGTCCCTGTGGTCGAGGAGCTCGTCGAGGCCTACGATGCCGCGCGACAGGACGATGCGTTCCAGCAAGAGTTGGACGGTCTGCTGCACGACTACGTCGGCCGGCCCACCCCGCTGTCCTTCGCGGACCGGCTGACCGACGCGCTTGGTGGTCCGAAGATCTACCTGAAGCGCGAGGATCTGTGCCACACGGGTGCGCACAAGATCAACAATACCATCGGCCAGATCCTTCTTGCGCGGCGGATGGGCAAGACGCGCATCATTGCGGAGACCGGCGCGGGGCAGCACGGAGTGGCGACCGCCACGGTCTGCGCCAAGTTCGGCATGCAGTGCGTGGTGTACATGGGCGCGGAGGACATCGAACGTCAGAACCTGAACGTTCTGCGCATGCGGCTGCTGGGGGCTGAGGTTCGACCCGCCACCAGCGGTAGCCAGACCCTGAAGGACGCCACGAACGAGGCGATCCGGGACTGGGTCACGAACCCGCACGACACGTTCTACATCATCGGTTCGGTCGTGGGCCCGCATCCGTACCCGATGCTGGTTCGGGATTTCCACCGGGTAATCGGGATCGAGACGCGGGAGCAGCTGGAGCAGGCCGAGGGTCGCCTTCCGGATGCCCTCGTGGCGTGTGTCGGCGGCGGCTCCAATGCGATGGGGCTCTTCCACCCGTTCCTGGACGATGCGTCGGTACGGATCTATGGCGTGGAGGCAGCCGGGGAAGGCCTGGACGGACGGCACGCCGCCACGTTGACCAAAGGCGCGCCGGGCGTGCTGCACGGAGCACTGAGTTATCTGCTGCAGGATGCGGACGGGCAGGTGGAACTGGCCCATTCGGTGTCGGCGGGTCTCGATTATCCGGGCGTAGGGCCGGAGCATGCCTACCTGAAGGATTCAGGGCGCGTGACATATGTGTCGGCCACCGACGAGCAGGCCCTTGAGGGCGTGCGCCTGCTTTCCCGCACAGAAGGCATCATCCCGGCGCTGGAGACTGCACACGCCATCGCATTCCTGCCGGAGCTCGCAAGGCAAATGACTGCCGATGAGATCGTGGTACTGAACTGCAGCGGGCGAGGCGACAAGGACATGGGCACGATCGCGAAATACCTCTGA
- a CDS encoding phosphoribosylanthranilate isomerase, giving the protein MTRIKICGITNLADARYAAGAGADYLGFILHPGSPRFVSAELARDIKEWLYGSETVGVFVDVPSDELAEATETAGFDLVQLHGNEAPETCALVEQPVIKAVHIGGSGPAAASSPEELMAVAERYEGAAQYLLLDTARGGLSGGSGQAFDWSIVPDLPLPVFVAGGLTPTNVGEAIRTCLPFAVDTSSGVEEAPGRKDFELIDAFTAAVRAANATEA; this is encoded by the coding sequence ATGACCCGCATCAAGATCTGCGGCATCACCAACCTGGCGGACGCACGCTACGCGGCGGGCGCCGGAGCCGACTACCTCGGGTTCATTCTGCACCCGGGCAGTCCGCGGTTTGTGTCTGCGGAGTTGGCGCGGGACATCAAGGAATGGCTGTACGGATCGGAAACGGTCGGCGTGTTTGTGGACGTGCCCTCCGACGAACTCGCTGAGGCTACAGAGACGGCGGGGTTTGATCTGGTGCAGCTTCACGGCAACGAAGCGCCCGAGACCTGTGCCCTCGTCGAGCAACCCGTGATCAAGGCTGTACACATCGGCGGGTCGGGGCCGGCCGCGGCCTCATCGCCCGAAGAACTCATGGCTGTGGCCGAGCGCTACGAAGGCGCCGCGCAGTATCTGCTGCTGGACACAGCTCGCGGCGGATTGTCCGGGGGATCCGGGCAGGCGTTTGACTGGAGTATCGTGCCGGATCTGCCGCTGCCGGTGTTCGTGGCGGGCGGGTTGACGCCCACCAACGTGGGAGAGGCCATCCGGACCTGCCTCCCGTTTGCGGTCGATACGTCCAGCGGCGTCGAGGAGGCGCCGGGCCGCAAGGACTTTGAGCTGATCGACGCGTTCACGGCAGCCGTCCGGGCTGCCAACGCCACCGAAGCATGA
- the trpC gene encoding indole-3-glycerol phosphate synthase TrpC, whose translation MATILDELVAGARAEAASRRKQVGMAELESRFRAERRSLAEALRGDGLSVIAEAKKASPSQGVIREAFEPGAIAEMYQEAGASAMSVLTENLRFLGSLDDLAEARYRCELPLLRKDFIVEDYQLFEARAFGADAVLLIATVLDRHHLTDLMQAARELELDCLVELYEESELDRVDFDLCEIIGVNNRDLRTFEVDRMHAPRVLAHVPDGTVRVAESGLRTADDLAVVAEAGIDAVLIGETFMRAEHPGQALKDLREQTHQLLTERAG comes from the coding sequence ATGGCGACGATCCTGGATGAACTCGTGGCCGGTGCGCGGGCAGAGGCCGCATCGCGCAGGAAGCAGGTCGGCATGGCCGAGCTGGAGTCGCGCTTCCGTGCTGAGCGGCGCTCTCTGGCTGAGGCTCTCCGGGGCGATGGGCTCTCCGTCATTGCGGAGGCCAAGAAGGCGTCACCCTCCCAGGGCGTCATTCGCGAGGCGTTCGAGCCGGGGGCAATTGCGGAGATGTATCAGGAGGCAGGAGCCAGCGCGATGTCCGTGCTGACCGAGAATCTGCGATTCCTGGGCTCGCTCGATGACCTCGCCGAGGCGCGCTACCGATGCGAGCTGCCACTGCTCAGGAAGGACTTCATTGTCGAGGACTACCAGCTGTTTGAGGCGCGCGCGTTCGGGGCCGACGCCGTGCTGCTGATCGCCACCGTGCTGGACCGGCACCACCTGACCGACCTGATGCAGGCCGCACGGGAGCTGGAGCTGGACTGCCTGGTCGAGTTGTATGAGGAGTCCGAGCTGGATCGCGTGGACTTCGACCTCTGTGAGATAATCGGCGTGAACAACCGCGACCTGCGGACTTTTGAAGTGGACCGCATGCACGCGCCACGTGTGCTTGCCCACGTGCCGGACGGCACCGTGCGGGTGGCCGAGAGCGGCCTTCGTACGGCCGACGACCTGGCGGTCGTGGCTGAAGCCGGGATCGATGCCGTGCTGATCGGCGAGACGTTCATGCGGGCCGAGCACCCCGGTCAGGCGCTGAAGGATCTGCGCGAACAAACCCACCAACTGTTGACCGAACGAGCAGGATGA
- the trpD gene encoding anthranilate phosphoribosyltransferase: protein MTDYLKRIAAGERLTFDEACAVMHLLLKGEASPEQTAGLLMGLRGRGESLDELTGFTKVMREYAVPVAVNDPDAIDVVGTGGDGSGTFNISTATMFVCAGAGATVAKHGNRSVSSKCGSADVLRELGVFVELPAEQASACINQAGLGFMFAPLFHPALRFVMPVRRALAARTFFNILGPLCNPAGVQSGLFGAFAPDVADAMGQILERLGGRRVLTVHSEDGLDEFSIAATTTVRSFGLPAWALVRPEDLGLPSASLADIRGGDASVNADIIRAILRGDEGPHRDVVLLNAAFALITAGKCDDPQEGLELARESIDGGGAARSLQAMVDASQSLRPSA from the coding sequence ATGACCGACTATCTGAAGCGCATCGCAGCCGGCGAGCGGCTCACGTTCGATGAGGCTTGCGCGGTCATGCACCTGTTGCTGAAAGGCGAGGCATCGCCCGAACAAACGGCCGGCCTGCTGATGGGCCTGCGCGGCCGTGGCGAGTCGTTGGACGAACTCACCGGCTTCACCAAGGTGATGCGCGAATACGCGGTGCCGGTAGCGGTGAACGATCCTGATGCCATCGACGTGGTCGGCACAGGCGGCGACGGCAGCGGCACGTTCAATATTTCGACGGCCACCATGTTTGTGTGTGCCGGAGCCGGCGCCACCGTGGCCAAGCACGGCAACCGGTCGGTGTCGTCCAAGTGTGGCAGCGCCGATGTGCTGCGTGAACTCGGCGTTTTTGTTGAGCTGCCGGCGGAGCAGGCGAGTGCCTGCATCAACCAGGCCGGGCTGGGCTTCATGTTCGCGCCCCTCTTCCACCCTGCACTGCGGTTTGTGATGCCGGTGCGGCGCGCGCTGGCGGCCCGCACCTTCTTCAACATTCTCGGCCCGCTCTGCAACCCCGCCGGGGTGCAGTCCGGCCTCTTCGGCGCGTTTGCACCGGACGTGGCCGACGCGATGGGCCAGATCCTGGAGCGCCTTGGCGGCCGCCGGGTCCTGACGGTGCATTCCGAGGACGGCCTGGACGAGTTCTCGATCGCTGCAACCACCACCGTGCGCTCGTTCGGACTGCCGGCGTGGGCGCTGGTACGTCCGGAAGATCTGGGACTGCCGTCTGCTTCCCTGGCCGATATCCGGGGTGGAGACGCGTCCGTGAACGCCGACATCATCCGGGCCATCCTGCGGGGAGACGAGGGGCCGCACCGGGACGTGGTGCTGCTGAACGCCGCCTTTGCACTGATCACGGCCGGAAAATGCGACGACCCGCAGGAGGGCCTTGAGCTGGCGCGCGAGAGCATTGACGGGGGCGGCGCAGCGCGTTCGCTGCAGGCCATGGTGGACGCCTCCCAGTCCCTGCGGCCGTCGGCGTAA
- a CDS encoding aminodeoxychorismate/anthranilate synthase component II produces MILVIDNYDSFTYNLVHMVAGAGEEVHVVRNDRIDIDQIRELAPDGILISPGPGRPEDAGVTTDVIRAMGSEIPILGVCLGHQAIGQVYGGSVVHAPSLMHGKTSPVTHDDRGVFEGVQQDFTATRYHSLVVSRESVPECLEVTAWTADGVIMGLRHRDHPVEGIQFHPESFVTTAGGQLIENWLKRVRSRKTQEA; encoded by the coding sequence ATGATTCTGGTCATCGACAACTACGACTCCTTTACGTACAACCTGGTGCACATGGTGGCCGGGGCGGGCGAAGAGGTGCACGTGGTGCGCAATGACCGCATCGACATTGACCAGATCCGTGAGTTGGCACCGGACGGCATCCTGATCAGCCCCGGACCCGGCAGACCCGAAGACGCCGGCGTCACTACGGACGTCATCCGGGCGATGGGCTCCGAGATCCCCATTCTCGGCGTCTGCCTGGGACATCAGGCCATCGGCCAGGTGTATGGCGGCTCTGTGGTGCATGCGCCGAGCCTCATGCACGGCAAGACCAGCCCGGTCACGCATGACGATCGGGGTGTGTTTGAGGGTGTGCAACAGGACTTCACAGCCACCCGGTATCACTCACTGGTCGTCTCCCGGGAGTCGGTGCCCGAGTGCCTCGAAGTGACGGCCTGGACCGCAGACGGCGTAATCATGGGCCTACGGCATCGCGATCATCCGGTGGAAGGCATCCAGTTTCACCCGGAGAGTTTCGTGACGACCGCCGGGGGGCAACTCATCGAGAACTGGCTGAAGCGCGTGCGCAGCCGGAAGACCCAGGAAGCATGA
- the trpS gene encoding tryptophan--tRNA ligase translates to MAETPDFPPVIVSGIQPSGTLHIGNYFGALRQHIELHRQHEAYYFIVNYHAMTTVHDAEALRQFSIDVALDYLALGFDPVEAALFMQSDVPAVNELAWVFSTLTPVSQLEKAVSYKDKVAQGLTANAGLFNYPVLQAADILIYGGTLVPVGQDQKQNIEITRNLAQKFNLTFSPDDPVLPVPEPYILEDVAVVPGIDGRKMSKSYGNTIGIFDEGKALKKKVMSIVTDSTPLEDPKDPDTCNVFALIKLFASDEDRERIAQAYRAGGYGFGHAKKELLGMINAYFAEARDRRRDLASRPDYVMDVLREGGRRGREKAAGFMERVRAAAGLITTT, encoded by the coding sequence TTGGCTGAGACCCCCGACTTCCCCCCCGTCATTGTTTCCGGCATTCAGCCGTCGGGCACGCTCCACATTGGCAATTACTTCGGTGCGCTGCGGCAGCACATCGAACTGCATAGGCAGCACGAGGCCTACTACTTCATCGTGAACTACCACGCGATGACCACGGTGCACGACGCCGAGGCCCTGCGTCAGTTCTCGATCGATGTGGCGCTGGACTATCTGGCGCTCGGCTTTGACCCGGTAGAGGCCGCCCTCTTCATGCAGTCGGACGTGCCCGCCGTCAACGAACTGGCCTGGGTGTTCTCCACGTTGACGCCGGTTTCCCAGCTGGAAAAGGCCGTCTCCTACAAGGACAAGGTCGCTCAGGGTCTGACCGCGAATGCGGGCCTCTTCAACTATCCAGTGCTGCAGGCCGCGGACATTCTGATCTACGGCGGCACGCTCGTGCCGGTTGGTCAGGACCAGAAACAGAACATCGAGATCACCCGCAATCTGGCGCAGAAGTTCAACCTGACCTTCAGCCCGGACGACCCGGTGCTGCCGGTCCCGGAGCCTTACATCCTGGAAGACGTCGCGGTGGTGCCGGGCATCGACGGCCGCAAGATGTCCAAGAGCTACGGCAATACCATCGGAATCTTTGACGAGGGCAAGGCCCTCAAGAAGAAGGTGATGAGCATCGTCACTGACTCGACGCCGCTCGAGGACCCCAAGGATCCGGATACCTGCAACGTGTTCGCGCTGATCAAGCTGTTTGCCTCGGACGAGGACAGGGAGCGCATCGCCCAGGCGTACCGCGCAGGCGGCTACGGATTCGGGCACGCCAAGAAGGAACTGCTCGGCATGATCAACGCCTATTTCGCAGAGGCTCGCGACCGCCGCCGCGACCTGGCCTCGCGGCCGGATTACGTAATGGACGTGCTGCGGGAAGGCGGCCGCCGTGGACGCGAGAAAGCCGCCGGGTTCATGGAGCGCGTGCGCGCCGCCGCCGGACTGATTACGACGACATGA
- the trpE gene encoding anthranilate synthase component I, which yields MLTLEQLGSLVDAERAAGHEHIVVPLHRRVSADLLTPVSAFLALRDGADHAFLLESVEGGENLARYSFLGRDPYRVIVGRDNTVEVLETATGVRETRQQTVFQALRQEMKQYREVRLPGLPRLTMGAVGYAAYDTVRLIEHLPDPPPDDLNVPDAIWCFYDTIAAFDHVKHQLVLVSGIFVDPDSDLAEAHAAASERIDRLAELLVRIPRRRGDAVMLAGDMTSNFEREQFEDAVRVAKKHIFEGDIFQVVLSQRFRLPYRGDRFNLYRALRQVNPSPYLFYLDFQDFALIGSSPEVLVRVENGTAEVMPIAGTRPRGETPDADQSFETDLLADPKERAEHLMLVDLGRNDLGRVCEFGSVHVDRYAYIERYSHVMHIVSAVSGALSERKGAVEALEACFPAGTVSGAPKVRAMEIIDDLEPTRRGPYAGAVGHLDFSGNLDTCITIRTMLVRDDAIFVQAGAGIVADSDPASEYEETLNKARALKQAIHMAAGELL from the coding sequence ATGCTGACTCTTGAACAACTAGGATCTCTCGTCGACGCCGAACGTGCGGCCGGGCATGAGCACATCGTGGTTCCGCTGCATCGCCGCGTGAGCGCTGATCTGCTGACCCCGGTCTCGGCCTTCCTGGCGCTGCGGGACGGGGCAGATCATGCGTTTCTGCTCGAGAGCGTCGAGGGGGGCGAGAACCTGGCCCGCTACTCGTTCCTGGGGCGCGACCCCTACCGGGTGATCGTCGGGCGCGACAACACGGTCGAGGTGCTGGAAACGGCCACGGGTGTTCGCGAAACCCGGCAGCAGACCGTCTTCCAGGCCTTGCGCCAGGAGATGAAGCAATACCGGGAAGTTCGTCTTCCGGGTCTACCGAGACTGACGATGGGCGCCGTCGGCTATGCGGCCTACGACACGGTACGCCTGATCGAGCACCTGCCCGACCCGCCTCCGGACGACCTGAACGTGCCGGATGCCATCTGGTGTTTCTACGACACCATTGCTGCCTTTGACCACGTCAAGCACCAACTGGTGCTGGTCTCGGGCATCTTCGTGGATCCGGACAGTGACCTTGCTGAAGCGCATGCGGCCGCCTCAGAGCGCATCGACCGCCTGGCCGAACTGCTGGTGCGAATCCCGCGCAGGAGGGGCGATGCGGTCATGCTGGCCGGGGACATGACTTCCAATTTTGAGCGGGAGCAGTTCGAGGACGCCGTCCGGGTGGCCAAGAAGCACATCTTCGAAGGCGACATCTTTCAGGTCGTGCTCAGCCAGCGCTTCCGTCTGCCCTACCGGGGGGACCGATTCAACCTCTACCGGGCGCTCAGGCAGGTCAATCCCAGCCCGTACCTCTTCTACCTCGACTTCCAGGACTTTGCGCTGATCGGATCCAGTCCGGAGGTGCTCGTGCGTGTCGAGAACGGTACGGCCGAGGTCATGCCCATCGCCGGTACCCGACCGCGCGGGGAAACGCCGGACGCCGACCAGAGCTTTGAAACCGACCTGCTGGCAGATCCCAAGGAGCGGGCCGAGCACCTCATGCTGGTGGACCTGGGCCGCAATGACCTGGGACGAGTCTGCGAGTTCGGCAGCGTGCATGTGGACCGGTACGCGTATATCGAGCGGTACAGCCACGTGATGCACATCGTCTCCGCCGTCAGCGGCGCGCTTTCGGAACGCAAGGGTGCCGTGGAGGCGCTCGAGGCCTGCTTCCCCGCAGGCACCGTCAGCGGCGCGCCCAAAGTGCGGGCGATGGAGATCATAGACGACCTCGAACCGACGCGCCGGGGACCGTACGCCGGCGCCGTCGGGCATCTTGACTTTTCGGGTAATCTGGATACGTGTATCACGATTCGCACCATGCTTGTCAGGGACGATGCGATATTCGTGCAGGCCGGAGCGGGTATCGTCGCCGACAGCGACCCCGCATCCGAGTACGAGGAAACCCTGAACAAAGCCCGCGCGCTCAAGCAGGCCATCCATATGGCCGCCGGCGAACTACTCTAG
- a CDS encoding mechanosensitive ion channel, with protein sequence MDFTAALQNELVARLLMLLGVVVVLLLLTRVIIRILTGAVQDPTKAYKASRVVRQIAAVVGVAAALVILSPDSSGLVTILTVIGAGLAISLRETLLSVVGWLRLVTMNDYRVGDRIEIGGTVGDVIDIRLFRTTLMEIRGWVDADQSSGRITHVPNAWVWQHAVHNYNRGFSFIWHEISLTVTHRSDWRAAREIMLSLAQESATIVEQQAGAEIREMSREFLVHYGILTPFVYVRITRDGILLTLRYLTEVRKRRGTEHALTISILDAFRERGGIEFAHGSMDMWPPDAPRFGEVPDKA encoded by the coding sequence ATGGACTTCACCGCCGCCCTCCAGAACGAACTCGTAGCCCGGCTGCTGATGCTGCTGGGTGTGGTGGTGGTCCTCCTGCTGCTGACGCGGGTCATCATCCGCATCCTGACAGGCGCAGTCCAGGATCCCACCAAGGCCTACAAAGCGTCCAGGGTGGTCCGTCAGATCGCCGCTGTGGTGGGTGTCGCGGCAGCCCTGGTCATACTGTCTCCCGATTCGAGCGGCCTCGTCACCATTCTGACGGTGATCGGGGCGGGCCTGGCCATTTCCCTGCGCGAAACCCTGCTTTCAGTCGTCGGCTGGCTGCGCCTGGTCACCATGAACGACTACAGGGTGGGAGACCGGATCGAGATCGGTGGCACGGTGGGGGACGTGATCGACATCCGCCTGTTTCGTACCACGCTGATGGAAATCCGCGGGTGGGTTGACGCCGACCAGAGCTCGGGGCGCATCACCCATGTGCCCAACGCCTGGGTCTGGCAGCATGCCGTTCACAACTACAATCGGGGTTTCAGCTTCATCTGGCACGAAATCAGCCTGACGGTCACGCACCGCAGCGACTGGCGCGCCGCCCGCGAAATCATGCTCTCCCTGGCCCAGGAGAGCGCAACCATCGTGGAGCAGCAGGCGGGTGCCGAAATCCGCGAGATGTCCCGCGAGTTTCTGGTGCACTATGGCATCCTGACGCCGTTCGTATACGTGCGCATCACGCGCGATGGGATCCTGCTCACCCTGCGCTATCTCACGGAGGTGCGAAAGCGGCGTGGCACCGAACACGCGCTGACCATCTCGATCCTGGACGCCTTTCGTGAGCGCGGGGGCATCGAATTCGCGCACGGTTCCATGGACATGTGGCCCCCGGATGCGCCGCGTTTCGGCGAGGTACCCGACAAAGCCTAG
- a CDS encoding vitamin K epoxide reductase family protein — MQRATLEKTIYGVSLIGVLVVVHLWLMVDRGFDRGCFGFSAPTAVVECEAVIQSDAGSLFGISNAVWGLLFYLGVAGLSALVAFSTGFGATARRLRHALIGIGFAYSAYLVYVQATQIGQWCKLCLISAGIVTVLTLLTSWQLFSKQPDA, encoded by the coding sequence ATGCAACGGGCAACTCTTGAAAAGACCATCTATGGTGTCTCCTTGATAGGAGTCCTGGTGGTCGTGCACCTCTGGCTGATGGTGGACCGCGGTTTTGACCGCGGCTGCTTTGGATTCTCGGCCCCCACAGCCGTAGTGGAATGTGAGGCGGTCATTCAGTCTGATGCCGGCTCTCTGTTCGGCATCTCGAACGCCGTCTGGGGGCTGCTCTTCTACCTGGGCGTCGCCGGTTTGTCGGCGCTGGTGGCGTTTTCGACTGGTTTCGGCGCTACTGCCCGGCGGTTGCGGCACGCGCTGATTGGAATTGGATTCGCGTATTCGGCCTACCTCGTGTACGTGCAAGCGACGCAGATCGGCCAGTGGTGCAAGCTCTGCCTGATTTCCGCCGGGATCGTGACTGTGCTCACTCTGCTCACATCCTGGCAACTCTTCTCAAAACAACCTGACGCATGA